Proteins from one Malania oleifera isolate guangnan ecotype guangnan chromosome 4, ASM2987363v1, whole genome shotgun sequence genomic window:
- the LOC131152604 gene encoding ferredoxin-thioredoxin reductase subunit A2, chloroplastic-like, translated as MTSSPLALALGPPRPLVCSSTSPLNGRNDVVGVLPLKPAALSAFSLADGRTTIPTAAARKSNTVAGRRRRRTIQCEAALRSDSATSVDDSASISASVSVEDEDLSTATAGVGKVGARVRVKVPLKVFHVPRVPEVDLAGMEGKVKQYVGLWKGKRISANLPFKVEFVTEIEGRGPVKFFAHLKEDEFEYVHST; from the coding sequence atgaCTTCATCGCCTCTTGCTTTGGCACTCGGCCCGCCCAGGCCATTGGTCTGTTCGTCCACTTCACCATTAAACGGCCGAAACGACGTCGTCGGTGTCCTCCCGCTGAAACCTGCTGCTTTGTCCGCGTTTTCTCTCGCCGATGGAAGAACCACCATCCCCACCGCTGCCGCTCGCAAGTCGAATACCGTGGCTGGCCGCCGCAGAAGAAGGACGATACAGTGCGAAGCCGCGTTGAGGTCTGATTCCGCAACATCCGTGGATGACTCGGCGTCGATTTCAGCGTCCGTATCGGTGGAAGACGAGGATTTGAGCACCGCGACGGCTGGGGTGGGGAAGGTCGGAGCGCGGGTTAGGGTTAAGGTCCCTCTGAAGGTTTTCCACGTTCCCAGAGTCCCCGAGGTCGATCTCGCTGGCATGGAAGGCAAAGTCAAGCAATACGTTGGCCTTTGGAAGGGAAAGCGCATTTCAGCCAATCTTCCTTTCAAGGTTGAGTTCGTCACCGAGATTGAAGGTCGTGGCCCTGTGAAGTTCTTTGCCCATCTCAAAGAGGACGAGTTCGAATAcgttcatagcacttga